From a single Ascaphus truei isolate aAscTru1 chromosome 2, aAscTru1.hap1, whole genome shotgun sequence genomic region:
- the LOC142488791 gene encoding uncharacterized protein LOC142488791, which translates to MLLLYIVAPEGHVSPETEQVSSPGSASSTHLEEHDEEDFDDDDDDDDDDDDAAAAAIDTQIQASDHEEVPIENVLPPKRPANSTYDAIVASEGKIVEAENRRHSDLMTVLERMIALQEETVSQLAHLHRVFIEVPKQLQKINTSFEALVVQQTQANYWRMTNVPQFNTSQAGSVHAGQFSPHSSDIHSPGPNVTGQVADIAVQVPDDILPLPSVQIQQQTPTKEATKTKQDTHETDQPSLVQCLPTCSHVSVGTSPVREQSLPKSPVGESLPKSPVGESLPKSPVGESLPISPVGESLPKSPVGESLPKSPVGESLPKSPVGESLPKSPVGESLATSPVGESLATSPVGEQSLPKSPIGESLPKSPVGESLATSPAREVPEATQSGSVVPKVGGKRKRKIQETTSRPVTRSQKEQKK; encoded by the exons atgttattgttatatatagttgcccctgaaggacatgtgtcacctgagactgaacaagtgtcttcacctgggtcagccagctcaacacacctagaag aacatgatgaagaggattttgatgatgatgatgatgatgatgatgatgatgatgatgccgccgccgccgccatagacacacaaatacaagcaagtgaccatgaagaggttccaattgaaaatgttttaccgccaaaacgtccagcaaattccacatatgatgcaattgtagcttctgagggaaaaattgtggaagcagaaaatcgtcgccattctgacctgatgacagtgctggaaaggatgattgcactgcaggaagaaacagtttcacaattggcacatctccacagagtcttcattgaagtgcctaaacagttgcaaaaaatcaacacctcattcgaagcattagttgttcagcaaacacaagctaattactggagaatgactaatgtaccacaattcaacacctcacaggcaggatctgttcatgcaggtcagttttcaccacattcatctgatattcattcaccaggcccaaatgttaccggtcaagtagcagacattgctgtgcaggttcctgatgacattctaccgctgccatctgtacaaattcagcagcagacacctacaaaggaggcgacaaaaacaaaacaagacacacatgaaacagaccaaccatcacttgtgcagtgtctaccaacttgctcacatgtgtcagtgggcacaagccctgtccgtgaacagtcactacccaaaagccctgtaggtgagtcactgcccaaaagccctgtaggtgaatcgctgcccaaaagccctgtaggtgaatcgctgcccataagccctgtaggtgaatcgctgcccaaaagccctgtaggtgaatcgctgcccaaaagccctgtaggtgaatcactgcccaaaagccctgtaggtgaatcactgcccaaaagccctgtaggtgagtcactggccacaagccctgtaggtgagtcactggccacaagccccgtaggtgaacagtcactacccaaaagccctataggtgagtcactgcccaaaagccctgtaggtgagtcactggccacaagccctgcccgtgaagtgccagaggccactcaaagtggctctgttgtacctaaagttggtggcaaaagaaaaaggaaaattcaagagacaacaagcaggcctgttactcgctcgcaaaaggaacaaaaaaaataa